Proteins encoded in a region of the Streptomyces akebiae genome:
- a CDS encoding ABC transporter substrate-binding protein, which yields MARSSHIGTGYTVGPVIGAAPAYRRPVRRPLTAAFAATLALGTLAACGGGDTDAPKVAENKISAGQVPDYYPADYADLIEAAQKEGGKLTVYSNLGDENMAPIVRDFKKKYDFIKTVSVNELDSDELFQKTLSENAAGSSPADVLISSAATAWSDFSAREDTVLEYKSPELKELGESAELLPSVYSLSQDPMTIAYNTSLMETPPTTLTDFAKIVTEDEAKYKNKVTVRDPEGSFGFTVTRALTEGNPEAWEDLEKILPLTRPETSSGTQLEKIVAGEYTAGFLISASPAYPVVEDSAGLVKIVFPKDGTVVLPRGMGIAAEAPHPATSKLFMDFALSEEGQRAVAEGGLASYRDGVKGEGLHTYQEVVDAVGEENIIHVEYEAVSKDDSEAWLERFDGLRK from the coding sequence ATGGCCAGATCCAGCCACATCGGCACCGGGTACACCGTCGGCCCCGTCATCGGAGCGGCACCCGCGTACCGGCGTCCCGTCCGCCGTCCCCTCACGGCGGCGTTCGCCGCGACCCTCGCGCTCGGCACCCTGGCCGCCTGCGGCGGTGGTGACACCGACGCGCCGAAGGTCGCGGAGAACAAGATCTCGGCGGGTCAGGTGCCGGACTACTACCCGGCGGACTACGCGGACCTGATCGAGGCGGCGCAGAAGGAGGGCGGCAAGCTCACCGTCTACTCCAACCTCGGCGACGAGAACATGGCGCCGATCGTCCGGGACTTCAAGAAGAAGTACGACTTCATCAAGACCGTCTCCGTCAACGAGCTGGACAGCGACGAGCTGTTCCAGAAGACCCTGTCGGAGAACGCCGCCGGTTCCTCCCCGGCGGATGTGCTGATCTCCAGCGCGGCGACCGCGTGGTCGGACTTCTCGGCCCGCGAGGACACGGTCCTGGAGTACAAGTCGCCGGAGCTGAAGGAGCTGGGCGAGAGCGCCGAGCTGCTGCCGAGCGTGTACTCGCTGTCGCAGGACCCGATGACGATCGCGTACAACACGTCGCTGATGGAGACCCCGCCGACCACCCTGACCGACTTCGCCAAGATCGTCACGGAGGACGAGGCCAAGTACAAGAACAAGGTGACGGTCCGCGACCCGGAGGGCTCGTTCGGCTTCACCGTCACGCGCGCGCTCACCGAGGGCAACCCGGAGGCGTGGGAGGACCTGGAGAAGATCCTTCCGCTGACCCGCCCGGAGACCTCCTCCGGCACCCAGCTGGAGAAGATCGTCGCCGGTGAGTACACGGCCGGCTTCCTGATCAGCGCCTCCCCCGCCTACCCGGTCGTCGAGGACAGCGCGGGCCTGGTGAAGATCGTCTTCCCGAAGGACGGCACGGTCGTCCTGCCGCGCGGCATGGGCATCGCCGCCGAGGCGCCGCACCCGGCGACCTCGAAGCTCTTCATGGACTTCGCCCTCTCCGAGGAGGGTCAGCGCGCGGTCGCCGAAGGCGGTCTGGCCTCGTACCGCGACGGGGTGAAGGGCGAGGGCCTGCACACCTACCAGGAGGTCGTGGACGCCGTCGGCGAGGAGAACATCATCCACGTCGAGTACGAGGCGGTCTCCAAGGACGACTCCGAGGCCTGGCTGGAGCGCTTCGACGGACTGCGCAAGTAG
- a CDS encoding DUF6177 family protein, with product MTKDVIALTPRMPDVWALMTSLYAGGSDLDLSAAAEGAVVQLHGPGGRPLVSVESPVLVQVPGEAERLLGQSAATPYWWTEARASTAVPEAERLAGVVCGRLNALLGGSTWPPEAAASTKVVDVSAVPSAGSGQPAVDVVTENAAVVLIDRPVVALTSWLAEIMRTAVASRRSLQIVTPRGVRLTPAARTTLARVPNRWVVQDPECGYYDGLSGAVLRWRDGAFSPAFAEDGTAAVAPAFTRPASGTSEAAREGTSDAVSEGTSEGEAGEVPGRQLIVALRTVHRADEHLLLGGGPEAAWKALTGTAPAGWGTAEPVNLPWSPRQLTDLARERAPEPTQLLVVGSPDRPAMATVRVTRTAKGVEEDTVLTIGYAADEHPPLDRIEALADTLVREHGLRTMLTSVRAARADLTTAPRLEGPPLPVAFTLGPDDVHTIGLDRARRPPVEVRPKHLGPTPRPALHYPLGDGTDPEAWGRLQQLTAHLKGDHSRPSAPARQG from the coding sequence GTGACCAAGGACGTCATCGCCCTCACCCCGAGGATGCCCGACGTGTGGGCGCTCATGACGAGTCTGTACGCCGGCGGCTCCGACCTGGACCTGTCGGCGGCGGCCGAGGGCGCGGTCGTCCAGTTGCACGGCCCCGGTGGCCGCCCGCTGGTGTCCGTGGAGTCGCCGGTGCTGGTGCAGGTGCCCGGTGAGGCGGAGCGGCTGCTCGGGCAGAGCGCCGCGACGCCGTACTGGTGGACGGAGGCGCGGGCGTCCACGGCCGTCCCGGAGGCGGAGCGGCTCGCGGGGGTGGTGTGCGGGCGGCTCAACGCCCTGCTGGGCGGCTCGACCTGGCCTCCCGAGGCGGCGGCGAGCACGAAGGTGGTCGATGTGTCCGCCGTGCCGTCGGCGGGGTCGGGGCAGCCCGCCGTGGACGTGGTGACCGAGAACGCGGCCGTCGTCCTCATCGACCGGCCGGTGGTGGCGCTGACCAGCTGGCTCGCGGAGATCATGCGGACGGCGGTGGCGTCCCGGCGGTCCCTGCAGATCGTCACGCCACGTGGCGTGCGCCTGACCCCGGCCGCCCGTACGACGCTGGCGCGCGTCCCCAACCGCTGGGTCGTCCAGGACCCGGAGTGCGGGTACTACGACGGGTTGTCGGGGGCGGTGCTGCGCTGGCGGGACGGCGCGTTCTCGCCCGCGTTCGCGGAGGACGGGACGGCGGCGGTGGCCCCCGCGTTCACGCGCCCGGCGTCCGGCACGTCGGAAGCAGCACGGGAAGGCACGTCGGACGCCGTGTCGGAGGGCACGTCGGAGGGCGAGGCCGGCGAGGTGCCCGGCCGGCAGTTGATCGTCGCTCTCCGTACGGTGCACCGGGCCGACGAGCACCTGCTGCTGGGCGGCGGCCCGGAGGCGGCCTGGAAGGCGCTGACGGGCACGGCGCCCGCGGGCTGGGGCACGGCCGAGCCGGTCAACCTCCCTTGGTCGCCACGGCAGTTGACCGACCTGGCCCGGGAACGGGCGCCCGAGCCCACCCAGCTGCTCGTGGTCGGCTCACCGGACCGGCCGGCGATGGCGACGGTCCGGGTGACCCGGACGGCGAAGGGCGTGGAGGAGGACACGGTCCTCACGATCGGGTACGCCGCCGACGAGCACCCGCCGCTGGACCGGATCGAGGCGCTGGCCGACACCCTGGTCCGGGAGCACGGCCTGCGGACCATGCTGACCTCGGTGCGCGCGGCCCGCGCCGACCTGACGACCGCGCCCCGGCTGGAGGGACCGCCGCTGCCCGTGGCCTTCACGCTCGGCCCGGACGACGTGCACACCATCGGCCTGGACCGCGCGCGCCGGCCACCGGTCGAGGTCCGCCCGAAGCACCTCGGCCCGACGCCCCGCCCCGCGCTCCACTACCCCCTCGGGGACGGCACGGACCCCGAGGCCTGGGGACGACTCCAGCAGCTCACGGCACATCTCAAGGGCGATCATTCCCGGCCATCCGCCCCCGCCCGACAGGGGTGA